The Candidatus Hydrothermales bacterium genome has a segment encoding these proteins:
- the cphA gene encoding cyanophycin synthetase, producing the protein VVEHIALELQCLAKMETTFGKTREYKKKGVYTVVYSYVVEEAGKKAGEFAIEITEKLIDGEIPDISPYINELLEIREKWALGPSTQAIVDEAIKRGIPVIRLWDEGNLVQLGYGKNSKRIWATTTEYTSNIAVEIACDKEITRKILRDCGIPTPKGLVVRSFEEAKEKVKEIGFPCVVKPVNGNHGKGVTVGVNNLRELKKAFKYAKKYSNEIIIEELVSGKDYRILVINGKAVACAQRTPAHVIGDGKRTIRELIDEVNKDERRGIGHEKPLTKIKIDEMTMEILKKKKLTLDSVLPKGEILYLKTSANLSTGGEAEDVTDIAHPTNLNLAERVARIIGLDIAGIDFISEDITKPLFETNGKVVEVNAAPGFRMHVYPSKGKPRNVSSYVLDMLFPPGKEARIPIISITGTNGKTTTVRMVAQILKLSGKRVGFTTTEGIYIGNDLIVKGDMTGPWSARLILKDPSVEVAVFETARGGILREGLGYDKANIGAILNVSEDHLGLRGIETVEEMAEVKSVVIETVMENGFAVLNACDKLVRSLQDRTKARKAFFCIEENDFFREHCDRGGIGTLLQNGTIYIVKGDLRIPVIDVIDMPSSFGGKAKFNIENALASTLITFLSGVSIETIAEGLRRFYPDFNENPGRANFISIGKWKIILDYAHNPAAYENIFSLFNLLPSELKICVLAAPGDRKDIYIEKMADIASKGRADFYILRDDEDLRGRKPLEVPEIFKRVLLKNGIPMERIFIKKNEEEAIQFVMEIADGKEALFLIIVENPEKAYSIIKKRKVELPI; encoded by the coding sequence GTAGTTGAGCATATAGCACTTGAATTACAATGCTTAGCTAAGATGGAAACAACATTTGGTAAAACGAGAGAGTATAAGAAAAAGGGCGTTTATACAGTTGTTTACTCCTATGTTGTTGAAGAGGCCGGAAAAAAGGCTGGAGAGTTTGCAATAGAGATAACCGAAAAGTTAATCGATGGAGAAATTCCGGATATAAGTCCTTACATAAATGAACTACTTGAAATAAGAGAGAAGTGGGCACTTGGACCTTCAACACAGGCAATTGTAGATGAAGCAATAAAAAGAGGGATTCCAGTCATTAGATTATGGGACGAGGGTAATTTAGTGCAGCTTGGTTACGGAAAAAATTCAAAGAGAATATGGGCAACAACAACTGAATACACTTCCAATATAGCAGTTGAAATTGCCTGTGATAAAGAAATTACAAGGAAAATCCTAAGGGACTGTGGAATACCCACACCAAAGGGTCTTGTTGTAAGATCCTTTGAAGAAGCAAAGGAAAAGGTAAAGGAAATTGGTTTTCCCTGTGTTGTGAAACCTGTAAATGGAAATCATGGAAAGGGCGTTACGGTAGGTGTAAATAATTTAAGGGAACTTAAAAAGGCCTTTAAATATGCAAAAAAATATTCAAATGAAATAATTATAGAGGAGCTTGTAAGTGGAAAAGATTATAGGATTTTAGTAATAAATGGAAAAGCAGTAGCCTGTGCCCAAAGGACACCTGCTCATGTGATAGGTGATGGAAAAAGAACAATTAGGGAGCTAATTGATGAAGTTAATAAAGACGAAAGAAGAGGTATAGGTCATGAAAAGCCGCTAACAAAAATTAAAATTGATGAGATGACAATGGAAATATTGAAGAAGAAAAAGTTAACACTTGACTCAGTTTTGCCCAAAGGTGAAATTTTATATCTTAAAACATCGGCAAATTTGTCAACTGGGGGAGAGGCAGAGGATGTAACGGATATTGCTCATCCCACAAATTTAAATTTAGCAGAAAGAGTTGCAAGAATAATAGGGCTTGATATTGCAGGAATTGATTTTATAAGTGAAGATATAACAAAACCACTCTTTGAAACCAACGGAAAAGTTGTAGAGGTAAACGCTGCACCTGGATTTAGAATGCACGTATATCCTTCGAAGGGAAAACCAAGAAATGTTAGTTCTTATGTTTTAGATATGCTTTTCCCTCCAGGAAAGGAGGCAAGAATCCCTATTATATCAATCACAGGAACAAATGGAAAGACTACAACTGTAAGGATGGTTGCTCAAATTTTAAAGCTATCAGGTAAAAGAGTCGGTTTTACAACGACGGAGGGTATATATATAGGGAATGACTTAATTGTAAAGGGTGACATGACTGGCCCCTGGAGTGCACGATTAATCCTAAAAGACCCATCGGTTGAGGTGGCAGTTTTTGAGACCGCAAGAGGGGGGATATTAAGAGAGGGCCTAGGTTACGATAAGGCAAATATTGGAGCAATTTTGAACGTTTCTGAAGATCACCTTGGTTTAAGGGGAATTGAAACAGTTGAGGAGATGGCAGAGGTAAAGTCAGTTGTTATAGAAACTGTTATGGAAAATGGTTTTGCGGTATTAAATGCCTGTGATAAATTAGTTAGAAGTCTTCAAGATAGGACTAAGGCAAGGAAGGCTTTTTTCTGTATAGAAGAAAATGACTTTTTTAGAGAACATTGTGATAGAGGTGGAATAGGCACTTTGTTACAAAATGGAACAATATATATTGTAAAGGGAGATTTAAGGATTCCTGTGATTGATGTTATTGATATGCCTAGTTCTTTTGGGGGTAAGGCTAAATTTAATATTGAAAATGCTCTTGCTTCAACTCTTATAACGTTTCTATCTGGAGTTTCGATAGAGACAATAGCTGAAGGACTTAGAAGATTTTATCCTGATTTTAATGAAAATCCAGGAAGAGCGAACTTTATTTCAATAGGAAAGTGGAAAATTATCTTAGATTATGCTCATAATCCAGCAGCTTACGAAAATATCTTTTCTCTTTTTAATCTTCTTCCATCTGAATTAAAAATATGTGTTTTAGCGGCTCCTGGTGATAGAAAGGATATATATATTGAAAAGATGGCAGATATTGCATCAAAGGGGAGGGCTGATTTTTATATATTAAGGGATGATGAGGATTTAAGGGGGAGAAAGCCCTTAGAGGTTCCGGAAATTTTTAAAAGAGTTCTCTTAAAAAATGGAATACCTATGGAGAGGATTTTTATAAAGAAAAACGAGGAAGAGGCGATTCAGTTTGTTATGGAAATTGCAGATGGTAAGGAGGCTTTATTTTTAATCATTGTAGAAAACCCAGAAAAAGCCTATAGTATCATCAAAAAGAGAAAAGTGGAATTGCCTATATAA
- a CDS encoding cyanophycinase, which yields MKKLILTGGNVKKNSLIFKRIAGEYKGGKVLILPYASEDPLKTYFYYQEVFKKYSIDNILSFLYPNSRDRIDIKTLEKNINESEIIFFTGGNQLKLTTLFGGTDFIDFLKNIKKDVTIIGTSAGAAFLGDIMIYDGPAKKGIYKGGVELTKGLGLIENVVVDTHFTERGRLLRLIQVVITNPSLLGIGISENTAIFVEKNRFEVVGEKVVVVVNGMEIKRTNIPDKRPGEPFGAENVKVDILSPGGIYDLSKKEVVVL from the coding sequence ATGAAAAAATTGATCTTAACTGGCGGGAACGTGAAGAAAAACTCTCTGATCTTCAAAAGGATTGCGGGGGAGTATAAGGGGGGAAAAGTTTTGATATTACCCTATGCTTCTGAGGATCCCTTAAAAACTTACTTTTACTATCAAGAAGTTTTCAAAAAATATAGCATAGATAACATCTTAAGTTTCCTATATCCTAATAGCAGGGATAGAATCGACATTAAAACGTTAGAAAAAAATATAAATGAATCAGAAATAATATTTTTTACGGGTGGAAACCAGCTAAAGCTTACTACACTCTTTGGTGGAACGGATTTTATCGATTTTTTAAAAAATATAAAAAAAGATGTAACTATAATTGGAACATCAGCAGGAGCCGCTTTTCTTGGAGATATTATGATTTATGACGGTCCGGCAAAAAAGGGAATATATAAGGGTGGCGTTGAACTAACAAAGGGACTTGGATTAATTGAAAATGTAGTAGTGGATACACACTTTACAGAAAGAGGTAGACTCTTAAGACTTATTCAAGTTGTTATAACTAATCCGTCTTTACTTGGAATCGGTATTTCAGAAAACACAGCAATTTTTGTAGAAAAGAATAGATTTGAAGTAGTTGGAGAAAAGGTTGTAGTTGTTGTAAATGGCATGGAGATTAAAAGAACAAATATCCCCGATAAAAGGCCAGGGGAACCCTTTGGAGCTGAAAATGTAAAAGTTGATATTTTATCTCCAGGGGGTATTTATGATTTGAGTAAAAAGGAGGTAGTTGTTTTATGA
- a CDS encoding efflux RND transporter permease subunit: MKGTQSIYAERLTGGYFLEINPKREELARYGLKVEDFHMTLISALGGENITYVIEKRERFPLNISYPYDFRQDVEKIKRIYIKNEQRAKIPLAQIADMYFKEGPSMIRNENGRLASYVYINVKGRDVGSYIEEAKKILRENLEIPAGYSVKFSGQYEYIERVKKKMLIVLPLTIFLIFILLYINTGSYIKTLIVLLAVPFSLIGAIWLLFLLKYNLSVGVLVGIIAPLGVDAETGVFMLLYLDLSYREAKKKGRLKNLLDLKEAIYNGAVKRIRPKVMTVLTTFVGLLPIMWAQSHGLGANVMKRIAAPMVGGLISSFLMELLIYPAIFFYGKEEKF; encoded by the coding sequence TTGAAGGGGACTCAAAGTATATATGCTGAAAGGTTAACTGGTGGCTATTTTTTGGAGATAAATCCAAAAAGGGAGGAACTAGCAAGATATGGACTTAAAGTTGAGGATTTTCATATGACTCTAATTTCAGCCTTGGGAGGAGAAAACATAACTTATGTAATTGAAAAAAGGGAGAGGTTCCCATTAAACATCAGCTATCCCTATGATTTTAGACAGGATGTAGAAAAGATAAAAAGAATTTATATAAAAAATGAGCAGAGAGCCAAGATACCTCTTGCGCAAATTGCTGATATGTATTTTAAGGAAGGCCCATCAATGATAAGAAACGAAAATGGCAGGCTTGCAAGTTATGTTTATATTAATGTTAAAGGAAGAGATGTTGGTAGTTATATTGAGGAGGCAAAGAAAATTTTAAGAGAAAATTTGGAAATACCAGCAGGTTATTCAGTTAAGTTTAGTGGGCAATACGAATATATAGAAAGAGTCAAAAAGAAAATGCTTATTGTGCTTCCCTTAACTATCTTTTTAATTTTTATTCTTCTTTATATTAATACTGGTTCATATATTAAAACCCTAATAGTTCTACTTGCTGTTCCCTTTTCTCTGATAGGTGCCATTTGGTTACTTTTTTTGCTTAAATATAATTTAAGTGTTGGAGTCTTAGTTGGAATAATTGCCCCTTTGGGTGTGGATGCTGAAACCGGAGTTTTTATGCTTCTTTATTTAGATCTTTCTTACAGAGAGGCTAAAAAGAAGGGTAGGCTAAAAAACCTTTTAGATTTAAAGGAGGCTATATATAATGGTGCTGTAAAAAGGATAAGACCTAAAGTTATGACAGTTTTAACCACATTTGTTGGGCTTTTACCTATTATGTGGGCGCAAAGTCATGGGTTAGGTGCAAATGTAATGAAAAGAATTGCCGCACCAATGGTAGGAGGTTTAATTTCATCCTTTTTGATGGAACTTTTAATTTATCCTGCTATATTTTTTTATGGAAAAGAAGAGAAGTTTTAA
- a CDS encoding efflux RND transporter permease subunit has product APKVKDVRALTDYGFSFIYVIFEDNTDIYWTRTRVLEYLSKVITDLKVDAEVEIGPDATGLGWIFQYALLDKSGKYSLEEIRAFQDFYLKYEPQSVKGVAEVASIGGFVKQYQIIVDPNKLNYFDISINDIADVIKRSNLETGARLVEFSGREYMITVRRYINSLKDIENLAIKVNSSGVPIRIRDVAEVKFGPDIRRGLADLDGMGEVVGGIVIMRYKENALEVINRIKEKIKEIKLPEGLELVVTYDRSDFILKAIDTLKRKLIEEKIVVSLVIIIFLLHIPSSVSPIITLPISVVLSFIPLYYLKVTSNIMSLGGIAITLGALSDATVAIIENVHKKISTYSDKSNIPDDLIINAIKEVARPSFFTLLVMAISFIPVLALESIEGRLFKPLAYAKIFVMFFSAIPAITLTPALITALIRTKKLK; this is encoded by the coding sequence GCTCCCAAGGTTAAAGATGTAAGAGCTCTAACTGACTACGGTTTTTCATTTATTTATGTAATATTTGAGGATAACACTGACATATATTGGACTCGTACGAGAGTTTTAGAGTATTTATCAAAAGTTATCACTGATTTAAAGGTTGATGCAGAAGTTGAAATAGGGCCAGATGCAACTGGACTTGGATGGATCTTTCAGTATGCTCTTTTAGATAAAAGCGGAAAATACTCACTAGAAGAAATAAGAGCCTTTCAAGACTTTTATCTTAAATATGAACCTCAATCAGTAAAGGGAGTAGCTGAAGTAGCTTCAATCGGCGGCTTTGTAAAACAGTATCAGATCATAGTTGATCCTAACAAGTTAAACTATTTTGATATTTCAATTAATGATATTGCTGACGTAATAAAAAGGTCTAACTTAGAAACTGGCGCAAGACTTGTTGAATTTTCAGGTAGAGAGTATATGATAACTGTAAGGAGATACATCAATTCATTAAAGGATATAGAAAATTTAGCCATAAAAGTAAATAGCTCAGGTGTTCCCATAAGAATAAGGGACGTAGCTGAAGTTAAGTTTGGCCCTGATATAAGAAGGGGGCTTGCCGATCTTGATGGTATGGGAGAAGTAGTTGGTGGTATAGTGATTATGAGGTATAAAGAGAATGCCTTAGAAGTTATAAATAGAATTAAGGAAAAAATTAAAGAAATTAAATTACCTGAGGGACTTGAACTTGTTGTGACCTATGATAGATCTGATTTTATCCTAAAAGCAATAGACACTTTAAAAAGAAAACTTATCGAAGAAAAGATTGTAGTAAGTTTAGTAATAATAATTTTTTTACTTCATATACCCTCCTCTGTTAGTCCTATAATTACCTTACCTATTTCAGTTGTTCTTTCATTTATTCCCCTTTATTACTTAAAAGTTACATCAAACATTATGAGTCTTGGTGGGATAGCAATTACACTTGGGGCGCTCTCTGATGCAACAGTAGCTATAATAGAAAATGTTCATAAAAAAATATCAACTTATAGTGATAAATCAAATATTCCTGATGATTTAATTATAAATGCTATTAAGGAAGTGGCAAGACCTTCATTTTTTACACTACTTGTGATGGCTATTTCTTTTATACCCGTTCTTGCACTTGAATCTATAGAAGGAAGACTTTTTAAACCTTTAGCATATGCTAAAATCTTTGTTATGTTCTTTTCAGCAATCCCTGCAATTACCTTAACACCTGCATTAATTACAGCTTTAATCAGGACAAAAAAATTAAAATAA
- a CDS encoding efflux RND transporter periplasmic adaptor subunit — protein MKLVERKMIFRNNRWEPYEEEIKDKQGIKISPHKELLIGIKRDTVKKRNLTKIIRTYGKIDYDERRIFEVNLKFGGWIEKLYTNFEGKFIQRDSKLFEIYSPELYQNFNELLLSIEKEDTSLFKNVKHRLLLLGIREFQIEKIVKDKRVSPIISFYSPYEGFIIEKNIFEGMKVEPGLPLFKIVDLKKVWILGEIYEYEGSLIKEGYEVPISFLYNPNLTLKGKVKYIYPYLNPEKRTNRIVIEVLNKDYLLKPNKFVNLEIKIDYGEKLVIPSSSV, from the coding sequence ATGAAGTTAGTAGAAAGAAAAATGATTTTTAGAAACAATAGGTGGGAACCCTATGAGGAAGAAATTAAGGATAAACAGGGAATCAAAATATCTCCTCACAAGGAGCTTTTGATTGGTATTAAAAGGGATACCGTAAAGAAAAGAAATCTAACAAAAATTATAAGAACTTACGGTAAAATAGATTATGATGAAAGGAGAATTTTTGAAGTAAATCTAAAATTTGGCGGTTGGATAGAAAAACTCTATACAAACTTTGAGGGAAAATTTATTCAAAGGGATAGTAAACTCTTTGAAATTTACTCACCTGAACTTTACCAAAATTTTAATGAACTTCTTTTATCTATAGAAAAAGAAGATACCTCCCTTTTTAAAAACGTTAAACATAGGCTTTTACTTCTTGGTATTAGAGAATTCCAAATAGAAAAGATTGTTAAAGACAAAAGGGTAAGTCCAATTATAAGTTTTTATTCTCCCTATGAGGGCTTCATTATAGAGAAAAATATATTTGAAGGAATGAAAGTAGAACCAGGACTCCCCTTATTTAAAATAGTGGACCTTAAAAAAGTATGGATCTTAGGAGAAATATACGAGTATGAGGGAAGTCTAATTAAAGAAGGTTATGAAGTTCCTATAAGCTTTCTCTATAATCCAAATTTAACTCTTAAAGGAAAAGTAAAGTATATTTACCCTTACTTAAATCCTGAGAAAAGGACAAATAGAATTGTTATAGAGGTTTTAAATAAAGATTATCTGCTAAAGCCGAACAAATTTGTAAATTTAGAGATAAAAATAGATTATGGCGAGAAACTTGTAATACCATCAAGTTCAGTTA